A single window of Gehongia tenuis DNA harbors:
- the purH gene encoding bifunctional phosphoribosylaminoimidazolecarboxamide formyltransferase/IMP cyclohydrolase, protein MVKRALISVSDKTGIVELAGELSGLGIEIVSTGGTAKALKDAGIPVIGISEVTGFPECLDGRVKTLHPAIHGGLLAMRGNPEHMKRIEELGITPIDLVVVNLYPFEATIMKEGVSFAEAIENIDIGGPTMIRAAAKNHQDVAVVVDPADYEVVLQEIKQTGDVSAKTKLDLCYKVFETTAAYDAMIADYLKKVRGDDSFPERLTLTYKLAQGMRYGENPHQKAAFYKEIGKLPACLPDAVQLNGKELSYNNINDTNGALDLLKEFDGEIAVVGCKHANPCGVGVADTVFEAYTKAYEADPVSIFGGIVVTNTEVDEPTAKKMAEIFLEIIVAPSYTEEALAVLKKKKNLRVLQLASIGERQPEGYDMKKVSGGLLVQERDRVLLNEDDLKVVTKTQPTEKQMADMLFAMKIVKHTKSNGIAIAKDGQSLGIGPGQVNRIWATESAIERSGERVVGAALASDAFFPFDDCAKAAAKAGITCIIQPGGSIRDQDSIDACDEAGIAMVFTGMRHFKH, encoded by the coding sequence ATGGTTAAAAGAGCACTCATCAGCGTTTCGGACAAAACGGGCATTGTTGAATTGGCCGGGGAACTCTCGGGTCTTGGCATTGAAATCGTCTCCACCGGCGGAACGGCGAAGGCTTTAAAGGACGCGGGTATTCCGGTGATCGGCATCAGCGAGGTGACCGGCTTCCCCGAATGCCTGGATGGACGGGTGAAGACCCTCCATCCCGCCATTCACGGCGGCCTTCTTGCCATGCGCGGCAATCCGGAGCACATGAAGCGTATTGAGGAACTTGGCATCACGCCCATCGATCTTGTGGTCGTCAACCTCTATCCCTTTGAGGCCACCATCATGAAGGAAGGCGTGAGCTTTGCGGAGGCCATCGAAAACATTGACATTGGCGGGCCGACCATGATCCGTGCTGCGGCCAAAAATCATCAGGATGTGGCGGTGGTGGTGGACCCGGCGGACTACGAAGTGGTGCTCCAGGAGATCAAACAGACCGGCGATGTTTCCGCCAAGACCAAGCTGGATCTTTGCTACAAGGTCTTTGAGACCACGGCGGCCTATGACGCCATGATCGCCGATTATCTGAAGAAGGTGCGGGGCGACGACTCCTTCCCCGAGCGGCTCACCCTCACCTATAAGCTGGCACAGGGCATGCGCTACGGTGAGAATCCTCACCAGAAGGCAGCTTTTTATAAGGAAATCGGAAAGCTTCCCGCCTGTTTGCCTGATGCAGTGCAGCTGAATGGCAAGGAGCTTTCCTACAACAACATCAACGACACCAACGGCGCGCTGGATCTTTTGAAGGAATTCGATGGCGAGATCGCCGTGGTGGGCTGCAAGCACGCCAATCCCTGCGGCGTGGGCGTTGCGGACACGGTTTTTGAGGCCTACACCAAGGCTTATGAAGCGGATCCCGTATCCATCTTTGGCGGCATCGTGGTGACCAACACCGAGGTGGATGAACCCACGGCAAAGAAGATGGCGGAAATTTTCCTTGAAATCATCGTGGCGCCCTCCTACACCGAGGAGGCACTGGCGGTCCTCAAAAAGAAGAAGAATCTTCGGGTTTTGCAGCTCGCGTCCATAGGCGAGCGTCAGCCCGAAGGCTACGATATGAAGAAGGTCTCCGGCGGGCTTTTGGTCCAGGAGCGGGATCGGGTGCTTTTGAATGAGGACGATCTCAAGGTGGTCACCAAGACCCAGCCCACGGAAAAACAGATGGCGGACATGCTTTTCGCCATGAAGATCGTCAAGCACACCAAGTCCAACGGCATTGCCATCGCCAAGGACGGTCAGTCTCTGGGCATCGGGCCGGGTCAGGTGAACCGGATCTGGGCCACTGAATCGGCCATTGAGCGCAGCGGCGAGCGGGTCGTGGGCGCGGCGCTGGCCTCCGACGCGTTCTTCCCCTTCGATGACTGTGCCAAGGCGGCGGCCAAGGCGGGCATCACCTGCATCATCCAGCCCGGCGGATCCATCAGGGATCAGGATTCCATCGATGCCTGCGACGAGGCGGGTATCGCCATGGTCTTCACCGGCATGCGGCACTTCAAACACTGA
- the purD gene encoding phosphoribosylamine--glycine ligase → MKVLVVGSGGREHAIVWKLAQSPRVNEIYCAPGNGGIASLATCVDVKATDIEGMVELVKREKFDLTVVAPDDPLALGMVDAIEAAGFRAFGPNKAAAQIEASKVFSKELMKKYHIPTAAYEVFEDPDAAVEYLKSASYPTVLKADGLALGKGVLICQDYEEAKAGVQSLMVDKAFGAAGNRMIVEEFMEGPEVSVLAFADGKHLVPMVSAQDHKRAMDGDKGPNTGGMGTFSPTRHYTRALADEAMEKIFLPTLRAMESEGCPFKGILFFGLMLTKDGPKVLEYNARFGDPETQVVLPRLKGDLFDIFWKITEGRLDEAEIDWEEKPAVCVVMASGGYPVSYKTGYPIEGLEEAMAMEGVIVFHAGTKLDGGKILTSGGRVLGVTARGRTMADAIGRAYEAADRIRFEGAFCRRDIGAKA, encoded by the coding sequence ATGAAGGTTTTAGTTGTGGGCTCCGGCGGCCGGGAGCACGCCATCGTATGGAAGCTGGCCCAAAGCCCTCGGGTGAATGAGATCTACTGTGCGCCGGGTAACGGCGGCATCGCTTCCTTGGCCACCTGCGTGGACGTGAAGGCCACGGATATCGAGGGCATGGTGGAGCTGGTGAAGCGGGAAAAATTTGATCTCACGGTGGTCGCACCCGACGATCCGCTGGCCCTTGGCATGGTGGACGCCATCGAGGCGGCGGGATTTCGCGCCTTTGGACCGAACAAGGCGGCAGCTCAAATTGAGGCCTCCAAGGTGTTCTCCAAAGAGCTCATGAAAAAATATCACATCCCCACGGCGGCCTACGAGGTTTTTGAGGACCCCGATGCAGCGGTGGAGTATCTGAAAAGTGCGAGCTATCCTACGGTCCTCAAGGCGGATGGCCTGGCCCTTGGCAAGGGGGTTCTCATCTGCCAGGATTATGAGGAGGCCAAGGCCGGCGTCCAAAGCCTGATGGTGGACAAGGCCTTTGGCGCGGCGGGGAACCGCATGATCGTGGAGGAGTTCATGGAAGGGCCGGAGGTTTCCGTTTTGGCCTTTGCCGACGGCAAGCATTTGGTGCCCATGGTCAGCGCCCAGGACCACAAACGGGCAATGGATGGAGATAAGGGCCCCAATACCGGCGGCATGGGTACTTTCTCCCCCACCCGCCACTATACCAGGGCATTGGCCGACGAGGCTATGGAAAAGATTTTTCTGCCCACCCTGAGAGCCATGGAGTCGGAAGGCTGCCCCTTCAAGGGCATTCTGTTCTTTGGCCTTATGCTGACAAAGGATGGTCCCAAGGTCCTGGAATACAACGCCCGGTTCGGTGATCCCGAGACCCAGGTGGTGCTGCCAAGGCTGAAAGGCGATCTCTTTGATATCTTCTGGAAGATCACGGAGGGCAGATTGGACGAGGCCGAGATCGACTGGGAGGAAAAACCCGCGGTGTGCGTGGTGATGGCTTCCGGCGGGTACCCGGTCAGCTACAAGACCGGCTATCCCATCGAAGGCCTTGAGGAGGCGATGGCGATGGAGGGTGTGATCGTCTTCCATGCCGGAACGAAGCTGGACGGCGGAAAGATTTTGACCTCCGGCGGCCGGGTCCTGGGCGTTACGGCCCGGGGCAGAACCATGGCGGACGCCATCGGGCGGGCCTATGAGGCCGCGGACCGCATCCGTTTTGAGGGCGCCTTCTGCCGCCGGGATATCGGGGCCAAGGCCTAA
- a CDS encoding sugar phosphate isomerase/epimerase family protein codes for MKLGVLSAALADMTMEEMFQYFNKIGVDAVELGSGGFPGKAHVNPAELLKNPSDIDKIGELAKKYNIHIAALACHGNPVHPTKEIAEAYHRDMEEAILVAERLGIKRIVGFSGCPGTDPDGKMPSWVVCAWPDDYPKVLEYQWNDVLIPYWEKMGKYAMDHGIEQIAFEMHPGFCVYNPETCLRLRDAVGPILGANLDPSHLFWQGIDILAAIRTLGDAGALYHFHAKDTKIDAINCAQNGVLDTKNLADERHRSWIFRTIGYGHDMQIWRDIISNLRMVGYDDVISIEHEDALMSPTEGLEKAVAFMKQCLIYEDRGVAFWA; via the coding sequence ATGAAACTAGGTGTTCTCTCGGCCGCTTTGGCTGACATGACCATGGAAGAAATGTTCCAGTACTTCAATAAGATCGGCGTTGACGCTGTGGAGCTTGGTTCCGGCGGTTTCCCGGGCAAGGCCCACGTGAATCCTGCTGAACTGCTCAAAAACCCCAGCGACATCGATAAGATCGGTGAACTGGCCAAGAAATACAACATCCATATTGCGGCGCTGGCCTGCCACGGCAACCCGGTGCATCCCACCAAGGAAATTGCCGAGGCCTATCACCGCGACATGGAAGAGGCTATCCTGGTGGCTGAGCGCTTGGGTATCAAGCGTATCGTCGGTTTCTCCGGCTGCCCCGGCACCGATCCCGACGGCAAAATGCCCAGCTGGGTGGTCTGCGCCTGGCCGGACGACTATCCCAAGGTTCTTGAGTATCAGTGGAACGACGTGCTGATCCCCTACTGGGAGAAGATGGGCAAGTACGCCATGGATCATGGTATCGAGCAGATCGCCTTTGAAATGCATCCCGGTTTCTGTGTGTACAATCCTGAGACCTGCTTGAGACTCCGTGACGCCGTGGGCCCGATCCTGGGCGCCAACCTGGATCCCAGCCATCTGTTCTGGCAGGGCATCGATATTCTGGCGGCCATCCGCACCCTGGGCGATGCCGGCGCGCTGTATCATTTCCATGCCAAGGACACCAAGATCGACGCCATCAACTGCGCGCAGAATGGCGTACTGGATACGAAGAACCTGGCTGACGAGCGTCATCGTTCCTGGATCTTCCGGACCATCGGTTATGGCCACGACATGCAGATTTGGAGGGATATCATTTCCAACCTGCGCATGGTCGGCTATGACGATGTGATCTCCATTGAGCACGAGGATGCCCTGATGAGCCCCACCGAGGGTCTCGAAAAGGCTGTGGCCTTCATGAAACAGTGCCTGATCTACGAGGATCGCGGCGTAGCTTTCTGGGCCTAA
- a CDS encoding metal-dependent hydrolase family protein produces the protein MERIAKTTYYRGGRLVDGTGRKAVENGVLAVREGRILYAGTAEGAPEPAAEDSVVDVSGLTLLPGLFNCHAHLDLNLPYKDYKVDEFGPAYRAMVSYRRAAEALVNGVTTVRCVGMDGGADYAVKKAVEKGMLMGPRVLAAGPIIIATGGHGNNDPGSMECSGAAEFRRAARNELKKGADLIKIGLSGGLASPHEGIADKQMMDDEIQAVVEVAHGAGKKVAAHLGGDGPIRDAVRLGVDSVEHAYFMDEETAAMMAEAGTYLVPTLCVSSANEYLMAHGSPAYQLEKLALAQKAHKDSIRNAVRAGVTICCGTDLLPSDPFEGTTATIREVELFTEVGLSPLEAIQAATQNSAKLCGVLEETGTLEAGKAADVIAIQGRPDERIEDLRDILVVIKGGSVIRARFKGLRADFNPAGPDVALAGGTFISW, from the coding sequence ATGGAACGGATCGCAAAGACAACCTATTATCGGGGCGGACGACTGGTGGATGGCACCGGCAGAAAAGCCGTGGAGAACGGGGTGCTGGCCGTAAGGGAGGGCAGAATTCTCTATGCGGGGACGGCAGAAGGGGCGCCGGAGCCAGCGGCGGAGGATTCAGTGGTGGATGTCAGTGGATTGACGCTTCTGCCGGGGCTCTTCAACTGCCATGCTCATCTTGATCTAAACTTGCCCTACAAGGATTACAAGGTGGATGAATTCGGGCCCGCCTACCGGGCGATGGTGTCCTATCGGCGTGCCGCGGAGGCGCTGGTGAACGGCGTGACCACGGTGCGCTGCGTAGGCATGGATGGCGGCGCCGACTATGCGGTGAAAAAGGCGGTGGAAAAGGGTATGCTGATGGGCCCCCGGGTGCTGGCGGCAGGCCCCATTATCATCGCCACCGGAGGTCACGGCAACAACGATCCTGGATCCATGGAGTGCAGCGGGGCCGCTGAATTCCGCAGAGCGGCCCGAAACGAGCTCAAGAAGGGTGCTGATCTCATTAAGATCGGCCTCAGCGGCGGCCTGGCCAGTCCCCATGAGGGGATTGCCGACAAACAAATGATGGATGACGAAATCCAGGCGGTGGTGGAGGTGGCCCACGGCGCGGGCAAGAAGGTGGCCGCCCATCTCGGCGGGGATGGCCCCATTCGAGATGCGGTGCGCCTTGGCGTGGACAGCGTGGAGCACGCTTATTTCATGGACGAGGAAACGGCGGCAATGATGGCGGAGGCGGGCACCTATCTTGTGCCCACCCTTTGTGTGTCCAGTGCCAATGAGTATCTGATGGCCCACGGCAGTCCCGCTTATCAGCTGGAGAAGCTGGCTCTGGCCCAAAAGGCCCATAAGGATTCCATCCGCAACGCGGTGAGGGCGGGTGTGACGATCTGCTGCGGCACGGACCTGCTGCCCTCCGACCCCTTTGAAGGTACCACGGCCACTATTCGTGAGGTGGAGCTTTTTACGGAAGTGGGGCTCTCGCCGTTGGAAGCGATTCAGGCAGCGACCCAAAATTCGGCAAAGCTTTGCGGTGTGCTGGAGGAAACGGGCACGCTGGAGGCGGGCAAAGCTGCCGATGTGATCGCGATTCAGGGCAGGCCGGACGAGCGTATTGAGGATCTGCGCGACATTCTTGTGGTCATCAAGGGCGGTTCGGTGATCCGTGCCCGTTTCAAGGGTCTGCGGGCTGATTTCAATCCGGCGGGGCCGGATGTGGCCCTTGCCGGCGGCACGTTTATCTCCTGGTAG
- a CDS encoding heavy-metal-associated domain-containing protein → MTHFKERKIAIDGMTCDHCAMAVQRALEALPEVEEVRVRVNAGAAFVNLKAELEDKALKDAVEAEGYQVTGITREGGPTVEA, encoded by the coding sequence ATGACTCATTTTAAGGAAAGAAAAATTGCCATCGACGGCATGACCTGTGATCATTGCGCCATGGCGGTGCAGCGGGCTTTGGAGGCGCTGCCCGAGGTGGAGGAGGTCCGTGTGCGGGTCAACGCCGGTGCCGCTTTTGTCAATTTGAAGGCGGAACTGGAGGATAAGGCGCTGAAGGATGCGGTGGAGGCCGAGGGCTATCAGGTCACCGGCATCACCCGGGAAGGCGGCCCCACCGTGGAGGCATGA